The following are encoded in a window of Bradyrhizobium guangdongense genomic DNA:
- a CDS encoding sulfonate ABC transporter substrate-binding protein, which yields MRRIIQRLIAAIVLSIGIVAAAVGTSYGQDKVVRIGYQKYGKLVLLKSKGTLEPKLAADGYKVVWTEFPSGPPLLEALNVGAIDFGNTGEAPPIFAQAAGAPIQYVAYEPAAPNGEAILVPNASPLKSVADLKGKKVALNKGSNVHYLLVKALEKAGVKYAEIEPVFLAPADARAAFERGAVDAWVIWDPFQAGAEAATGARTLADGTNTVANYQFYFSSKKFLDANAKVVDAVLAELSAVDDWAKGDIHAVAEQLAPSIGLSVPVVEVALRRQAYGIKPVSEAVIADQQQVADAFFALGLIPKAIKIADVARKSGS from the coding sequence ATGAGACGCATCATTCAGCGCCTGATTGCGGCCATCGTGCTGTCGATCGGCATCGTCGCCGCCGCGGTCGGCACCTCCTACGGGCAGGACAAGGTGGTCCGCATCGGCTACCAGAAATACGGCAAGCTCGTGCTGCTCAAGAGCAAGGGAACGCTGGAGCCGAAGCTCGCTGCCGACGGCTACAAGGTGGTGTGGACCGAATTCCCGTCCGGTCCGCCGCTGCTCGAAGCGCTCAATGTCGGCGCGATCGATTTCGGCAACACCGGCGAAGCTCCGCCGATCTTCGCGCAGGCCGCCGGCGCGCCGATCCAGTATGTCGCCTACGAGCCGGCGGCGCCGAACGGCGAGGCAATCCTGGTGCCGAACGCCAGCCCGCTGAAGTCGGTCGCCGATCTCAAGGGCAAGAAGGTCGCGCTGAACAAGGGTTCCAACGTCCACTACCTCCTGGTCAAGGCGCTGGAGAAGGCAGGCGTGAAATATGCCGAGATCGAGCCCGTCTTCCTCGCGCCCGCCGATGCGCGCGCCGCCTTCGAGCGCGGCGCGGTCGATGCCTGGGTGATTTGGGATCCGTTCCAGGCCGGAGCGGAAGCCGCGACCGGCGCGCGCACGCTCGCGGATGGCACCAACACCGTCGCCAACTACCAGTTCTATTTCTCTTCGAAGAAATTCCTCGATGCCAATGCCAAGGTTGTCGACGCCGTGCTCGCCGAACTGAGCGCCGTCGACGATTGGGCCAAGGGCGACATCCATGCCGTGGCCGAGCAGCTCGCGCCCTCGATCGGCTTGTCGGTTCCGGTGGTCGAGGTCGCCTTGAGGCGGCAGGCCTATGGCATCAAGCCAGTCAGCGAAGCCGTGATCGCCGATCAACAACAGGTCGCAGACGCGTTCTTCGCGCTGGGCCTGATCCCCAAGGCCATCAAGATTGCCGACGTAGCGCGTAAGTCAGGATCGTGA
- the ssuD gene encoding FMNH2-dependent alkanesulfonate monooxygenase has protein sequence MSKQSNTNILWFLPTHGDGRYLGTGIGGREVNFNYLRQIAQAADQLGYFGVLIPTGRSCEDSWIVASAVAPFTQRLRYLVAVRPGLQSPSVAARMTATLDRVTGGRLLVNVVTGGDPVENRGDGVFLGHDERYEVTREFLGVYSDLLAGKTVTVEGKHIRIEGGKLLFHPVQSPRPPLYFGGSSDAGIDVAVDTVDKYLTWGEPPALVAEKIAKVRDVAGSRGRKLSFGIRLHVIVRETNEAAWRAAGELIKHVSDETIAAAQQNFARMDSVGQQRMAQLHGGKRDKLEIAPNLWAGVGLVRGGAGTALVGDPQTVAARIREYQDVGIDTFILSGYPHLEEAYRFAELVFPLLSLEQPSNVTRLHFNGGPFGETVGSDYRPQHRVSQS, from the coding sequence ATGAGCAAGCAAAGCAACACCAACATTCTCTGGTTCCTGCCGACGCACGGCGACGGGCGCTATCTCGGCACCGGCATCGGCGGCCGCGAGGTCAATTTCAACTATCTCCGCCAGATCGCGCAGGCCGCCGATCAACTCGGTTATTTCGGCGTGCTGATACCGACCGGGCGGTCCTGCGAAGATTCCTGGATCGTCGCGTCCGCGGTGGCGCCGTTCACCCAGCGGCTGCGCTATCTCGTCGCCGTTCGCCCCGGGCTGCAATCCCCCAGCGTTGCGGCGCGCATGACCGCGACGCTGGATCGCGTCACGGGCGGCCGGCTGCTCGTCAATGTCGTTACCGGCGGCGATCCCGTCGAGAACAGGGGCGACGGCGTTTTCCTGGGTCATGACGAGCGCTACGAGGTGACCCGCGAGTTCTTGGGCGTCTATAGCGATCTGCTGGCCGGCAAGACCGTCACTGTCGAGGGCAAGCACATCCGCATCGAAGGCGGCAAGTTGCTGTTTCATCCCGTGCAATCGCCGCGGCCGCCGCTCTATTTCGGCGGCTCCTCGGATGCCGGCATCGACGTCGCGGTCGACACCGTCGACAAATATCTCACCTGGGGTGAGCCGCCGGCGCTGGTCGCCGAGAAGATCGCGAAGGTGAGAGACGTCGCCGGCTCACGCGGCCGCAAGTTGTCGTTCGGCATCCGTCTTCACGTGATCGTCCGCGAGACCAATGAAGCGGCCTGGCGCGCCGCTGGCGAGCTGATCAAGCATGTCAGCGACGAGACCATCGCGGCCGCGCAGCAGAACTTCGCGCGCATGGATTCGGTCGGTCAGCAGCGCATGGCGCAGCTCCATGGCGGCAAGCGCGACAAGCTCGAGATCGCGCCGAACCTCTGGGCCGGTGTCGGCCTCGTGCGCGGCGGCGCCGGCACGGCGCTGGTCGGCGATCCCCAGACGGTCGCGGCGCGCATCAGGGAGTATCAGGACGTCGGCATCGACACCTTCATCCTGTCCGGCTACCCGCATCTGGAGGAAGCCTATCGCTTCGCCGAGTTGGTCTTCCCGCTGCTCTCGCTGGAGCAGCCGAGCAACGTGACCAGACTGCACTTCAACGGCGGCCCGTTCGGCGAGACTGTCGGCAGCGACTACCGTCCGCAGCATCGAGTGTCGCAATCATGA
- a CDS encoding ABC transporter permease subunit, producing MSLIDGVSLPRKFRLPRVDGLVQWIVPLAIIAIWQAACVTGLVPVRVLPAPSDVALAGWKLLLSGELVRNIWVSFWRASIGFLIGGSIGFAFGLANGLSQLSATLTDTTLQMVRNVPHLALIPLVILWFGIDESAKLFLVALGVFFPIYLNTLHGIRTVDPQLIEMGRIYGMSDGELFRRVIFPGALPSIFVGIRFALGIMWLTLIVAETIAASSGLGYMAMQAREFMLIDVVVLSILIYALLGKLADSASRVLERATLAWHPAFQKR from the coding sequence ATGAGCCTCATCGACGGCGTCTCCCTCCCGCGTAAGTTCCGCTTGCCGCGCGTGGATGGTCTGGTGCAGTGGATCGTGCCGCTCGCCATCATCGCGATCTGGCAAGCGGCCTGCGTCACCGGTCTCGTGCCGGTGCGCGTCCTGCCGGCGCCGAGCGATGTCGCACTGGCGGGTTGGAAACTGCTGCTCTCCGGCGAGCTGGTCCGCAACATCTGGGTCTCGTTCTGGCGTGCCTCGATCGGCTTTTTGATCGGCGGCAGCATCGGCTTCGCCTTCGGACTCGCCAATGGCCTGTCGCAGCTCTCGGCCACGCTCACTGACACCACCCTGCAGATGGTGCGCAACGTGCCGCATCTGGCGTTGATACCGCTGGTGATCCTGTGGTTCGGCATCGACGAGAGCGCGAAGCTGTTCCTCGTCGCGCTCGGGGTCTTCTTCCCGATCTATCTCAACACGCTGCACGGCATCCGTACCGTCGATCCGCAGCTGATCGAGATGGGACGCATCTACGGCATGAGCGATGGCGAGCTGTTTCGCCGCGTGATCTTCCCCGGCGCATTGCCGTCGATCTTCGTCGGCATCCGCTTCGCGCTCGGCATCATGTGGCTGACGCTGATCGTGGCTGAGACCATCGCGGCATCCTCGGGTCTCGGCTACATGGCGATGCAGGCCCGCGAATTCATGCTGATTGACGTCGTCGTGCTGTCGATCCTGATCTACGCGCTGCTTGGCAAGCTCGCCGACAGCGCCTCCCGCGTGCTGGAGCGGGCGACGCTCGCCTGGCACCCCGCCTTCCAGAAACGTTGA
- a CDS encoding ATP-binding cassette domain-containing protein, whose product MQTALRTAFSDSELARPANFVPHARVAERPVHTSGLPLSIRGLRKSFGDNEVLRGIDLHIPAGQFVAIVGKSGCGKSTLLRLIAGLEKIDAGDINFGDEVQAEDIRVMFQEPRLLPWARVLANVEVGLGRDRASGDAQSRADKALAEVGLADKREQWPSVLSGGQKQRVALARALVSRPRVLAFDEPLGALDALTRISMQRLLERVWRDQGFTAILVTHDVSEAVALADRVLVIDQGRIAHDVVVNQGRPRERGSAELAALEAWILGHLLSADDRD is encoded by the coding sequence ATGCAGACAGCGCTTCGTACAGCCTTTTCCGACAGCGAACTCGCCCGCCCCGCCAATTTCGTGCCCCATGCCCGCGTGGCGGAGCGGCCGGTTCACACCAGCGGCCTGCCGCTCAGCATCCGCGGCTTGCGTAAATCCTTCGGCGACAATGAGGTGCTGCGCGGCATCGATTTGCACATCCCGGCCGGCCAGTTTGTCGCGATCGTCGGCAAGAGCGGCTGCGGCAAGAGCACGCTGCTGCGCCTCATCGCCGGCCTCGAAAAGATTGACGCCGGCGACATCAACTTTGGCGACGAAGTCCAGGCGGAAGACATCCGCGTGATGTTTCAGGAGCCGCGGCTGTTGCCTTGGGCGCGGGTGCTCGCCAATGTCGAGGTCGGTCTCGGCCGCGACCGTGCCTCCGGTGACGCGCAATCGCGCGCGGACAAAGCGCTTGCCGAAGTGGGCCTCGCCGACAAGCGCGAGCAGTGGCCGTCGGTGCTGTCGGGCGGCCAGAAACAGCGCGTCGCGCTCGCTCGCGCGCTGGTGTCCCGGCCGCGCGTGCTCGCCTTCGACGAGCCGCTCGGTGCGCTGGATGCATTGACCCGGATCTCGATGCAGCGGCTCCTGGAGCGGGTCTGGCGCGACCAGGGCTTTACCGCGATCCTGGTGACCCACGATGTCTCCGAGGCGGTCGCGCTGGCCGACCGGGTGCTCGTGATCGACCAAGGCCGGATCGCCCATGATGTCGTGGTCAACCAGGGCAGGCCGCGCGAACGCGGCTCCGCCGAGCTCGCCGCCCTCGAAGCCTGGATCCTGGGGCATCTCTTGTCGGCGGACGATCGTGACTAG
- a CDS encoding flavin reductase family protein, whose translation MNLVPRELMTETAVSSADFRGAMRHLAGGVSIITAGRGKDITGMTVTSVTSLSIDPPTLLVSINRDASSFPLIRRYGAFGVNILAADQLDVAERFAGRGGLKGADRFAGSQWVTAVSGVPLLVGALSAADCEVEDIVERHSHGIVIGRVRTINNSARTAALAYWHGQYVAVDRDEDAARLADVSVPARSRRGV comes from the coding sequence ATGAATCTGGTCCCTCGCGAGCTCATGACCGAAACTGCCGTCTCCTCCGCCGATTTCCGCGGCGCCATGCGCCACCTCGCCGGCGGCGTCAGCATCATCACCGCCGGACGGGGCAAGGACATCACCGGCATGACGGTGACCTCGGTCACCTCGCTGTCGATCGATCCGCCGACGCTGCTGGTCAGCATCAACCGCGATGCCTCGTCCTTCCCGCTGATCCGCCGCTACGGTGCGTTCGGCGTGAACATCCTCGCCGCCGATCAGCTCGACGTCGCCGAGCGCTTTGCCGGCAGGGGTGGCCTGAAGGGGGCGGATCGTTTCGCGGGCAGCCAGTGGGTCACGGCCGTCTCCGGCGTGCCGCTGCTGGTCGGCGCCTTGTCCGCGGCCGATTGCGAGGTCGAGGACATCGTCGAGCGGCACTCGCATGGCATCGTCATTGGGCGCGTCAGGACTATCAACAACTCGGCCCGCACCGCCGCGCTCGCCTATTGGCACGGCCAGTATGTGGCGGTGGACCGGGACGAAGACGCCGCAAGGCTCGCCGATGTCAGCGTTCCCGCGCGCAGCCGCCGCGGCGTTTGA